One stretch of Comamonas testosteroni DNA includes these proteins:
- a CDS encoding AsmA family protein — protein MVDTTSTSAPESAPAHSRLTRHWLRWAALAMALLLALILAAALLIAFMDWNRLRPWINEKVSTSTGREFAINGDLQLQWTWPQPLDTGWRHWVPGVVVRASDLTLSQPQGWLVQQAPEKADDKQPVLPATPKELNTGRLPGQGQTANEKKTAADDDDAIADAGRQPPERNARTMITAANATASLRLWPLLARHVQLDSLLLQAPDMVLARNDKGENNWTFDKPTSSGPKWSFDIGQLRISDGVLGWSDAIRNMAVRARIDTLRRPVSADQPYGMRYGLTGYLHQGKTRAQIQGQGLAGQVLDLRQDRLRFPLRISAKVGSLQAFAEGFLDNPKTLDGLDFQVKVLGKSMADLFELTGLLLPATPPFETSGHLIGSLQPGKAVWQYEKFQGRLGQSDLSGDLQYRSAQPRPKLTAQLSSKQLRLVDLGPVIGAVPSGSPDKPQPVNGKVLPQVRFQTENWDKMDLDLRYESSHILRPEALPLQNLSVHALLDNGKLTLSPLKFGLAEGTLNIDAHVDSHAKPVAANLNGQVQSLKLSALFPKIEKMKKSLGQLDGAVALTGQGESLAQWLGTGNGSLRLYVRDGTFSAQLLDLAGLNVGSIVIAKLFGSDKEVQLRCAVADLNVQQGIARPRMAKLATAEAVVEAAGEINLAQEQLDLRIVPESLKWKFFSLRTPLYVRGSFAKPDVGLAPGPLAARAGAAVAAAVFAPAALALVPLTVPAAEDDVNCKQLLTQVRNR, from the coding sequence ATGGTCGATACCACCAGCACTTCAGCCCCTGAATCCGCTCCTGCACATTCGCGCCTGACACGTCACTGGCTGCGCTGGGCAGCCCTTGCGATGGCGCTGCTGCTGGCTTTGATTCTGGCGGCGGCACTGCTGATTGCCTTCATGGACTGGAACAGGCTCAGGCCATGGATCAATGAAAAAGTCAGCACTTCCACGGGCCGCGAATTCGCCATCAATGGCGATCTGCAGCTGCAGTGGACCTGGCCACAGCCTCTCGATACGGGCTGGCGCCACTGGGTGCCCGGCGTGGTGGTGCGCGCCAGCGATCTGACACTTTCGCAGCCCCAGGGCTGGCTGGTTCAACAGGCGCCTGAAAAAGCCGATGACAAGCAGCCGGTATTGCCTGCGACGCCCAAGGAACTCAACACCGGTCGCCTGCCCGGACAAGGCCAGACAGCGAACGAGAAAAAAACGGCCGCAGATGACGACGACGCCATAGCCGATGCTGGCCGGCAACCGCCCGAGCGCAATGCCCGCACCATGATCACCGCTGCGAATGCCACGGCCAGCCTGCGCCTTTGGCCGCTATTGGCCCGCCATGTGCAGCTCGACTCCTTGCTGCTGCAGGCTCCGGATATGGTGCTGGCCCGCAATGACAAGGGCGAGAACAACTGGACGTTTGACAAACCCACCAGCAGCGGCCCCAAGTGGAGCTTTGACATAGGCCAGTTGCGCATCAGCGATGGTGTGCTGGGTTGGTCCGACGCCATCAGGAACATGGCCGTGCGCGCCCGTATCGACACGCTGCGCAGGCCGGTCAGCGCTGACCAGCCTTATGGCATGCGCTACGGCCTCACTGGCTATCTGCATCAGGGCAAGACCCGCGCGCAGATTCAGGGCCAGGGTCTGGCCGGGCAGGTACTTGATCTGCGCCAGGACAGGCTGCGCTTTCCACTGCGCATCTCGGCCAAGGTCGGTAGCCTGCAAGCCTTCGCTGAGGGGTTTCTCGACAACCCCAAGACCTTGGACGGACTGGACTTTCAAGTGAAGGTTCTCGGCAAGAGCATGGCCGACCTGTTTGAGCTCACCGGCCTGCTGCTGCCCGCCACGCCCCCGTTCGAGACCAGCGGCCACCTGATCGGCAGCCTTCAGCCAGGCAAGGCCGTCTGGCAGTACGAAAAATTTCAGGGCAGGCTGGGACAGAGCGATCTGAGCGGCGATCTCCAGTACCGCTCGGCCCAGCCTAGGCCCAAGCTGACAGCGCAGTTGAGCTCCAAACAACTGCGACTGGTGGATCTGGGTCCGGTCATCGGCGCAGTCCCGTCCGGCAGCCCCGACAAGCCCCAGCCCGTCAATGGCAAGGTACTGCCTCAGGTCCGGTTCCAGACCGAGAACTGGGACAAGATGGATCTCGATCTGCGCTATGAAAGCAGCCATATCCTGCGGCCCGAAGCTCTGCCCCTGCAAAACCTCAGCGTGCATGCGCTGCTGGACAACGGCAAGCTCACTCTGTCGCCGCTGAAGTTCGGCCTCGCCGAAGGTACGCTGAATATCGACGCCCACGTGGACAGCCATGCCAAGCCGGTAGCTGCCAACCTCAATGGACAGGTGCAGTCGCTCAAGCTCTCCGCGCTGTTTCCCAAGATCGAAAAGATGAAGAAAAGCCTGGGCCAGCTCGATGGCGCAGTCGCCCTCACCGGGCAAGGCGAGTCACTGGCACAGTGGCTGGGCACAGGCAACGGCTCGCTGCGCCTGTATGTGCGCGATGGCACTTTCAGCGCGCAACTGCTGGACCTGGCAGGCCTGAACGTCGGCTCCATCGTCATCGCCAAGCTGTTTGGCAGCGACAAGGAAGTGCAACTGCGCTGTGCCGTGGCCGACCTCAATGTGCAACAAGGCATTGCCCGCCCGCGCATGGCCAAGCTGGCCACGGCTGAAGCCGTTGTTGAAGCTGCGGGCGAGATCAATCTGGCACAGGAGCAGCTCGATCTGCGCATCGTCCCCGAATCGCTGAAGTGGAAGTTCTTCTCGCTGCGCACGCCGCTGTATGTGCGTGGCAGCTTCGCCAAGCCCGATGTGGGCCTGGCGCCTGGCCCCTTGGCAGCCCGTGCCGGGGCTGCAGTAGCTGCAGCAGTTTTTGCACCAGCAGCACTGGCACTGGTGCCGCTGACCGTGCCTGCGGCAGAAGACGATGTGAACTGCAAGCAATTGCTGACCCAGGTACGCAATCGCTAA
- a CDS encoding LysR substrate-binding domain-containing protein, translating into MRSWAQPLGVVMAPYHPLRMQLLRLRDCLVYPLIMMSADMELRSMLERLGDGALSQALPLVQTSSIPMARRLVASGQALAFMLPDNVAEDVAAERLSWRALHDAGALLHSCACQRTGYAMAATSELITCGHASGNWMTRHFTYA; encoded by the coding sequence ATGCGCTCCTGGGCCCAGCCCCTGGGAGTGGTGATGGCTCCGTATCACCCTCTGCGCATGCAACTGCTGCGTCTGCGTGACTGCCTGGTCTATCCACTGATCATGATGTCTGCCGACATGGAGTTGCGCAGCATGCTGGAGCGCCTGGGCGATGGTGCGCTGAGCCAGGCCCTACCGCTGGTGCAAACCAGCAGCATCCCCATGGCCCGGCGCCTGGTGGCAAGCGGCCAGGCACTTGCCTTCATGCTGCCGGACAATGTGGCGGAAGACGTGGCAGCCGAACGCCTGAGCTGGCGTGCGCTGCACGATGCCGGAGCGCTGCTGCACAGCTGCGCTTGTCAGCGCACGGGCTACGCGATGGCGGCGACGTCCGAGCTGATCACATGCGGACATGCATCAGGCAATTGGATGACGAGGCATTTCACCTATGCGTAA
- a CDS encoding pseudouridine synthase: MHNSYDPKVLPIRDGVSPSCVVLPSQGGGLLIDFLCERLPAVGRADWLRRMAAGQVVSETGEMAGPDATFMPGLRYYYYRELQAEPPIPFEAEVIHRDAHLLVADKPHFLPVVPAGRYLQQTLLVRLKREFDLPELSPIHRIDRDTAGLVVFSVQRATRGIYQALFRDRAIHKTYEAVAPWREDVVFPRTHESRMEESGHFFRMHEVAGAPNTRTRMQVLEQYGPWARYRLEPESGKRHQLRVHMAALGLPLWGDGFYPEVHDMPEGDYSRPLQLLARSLAFTDPLDGQSRRFDSRRQLLPLIDL, from the coding sequence ATGCATAACTCCTACGATCCCAAGGTTCTACCCATACGCGATGGCGTCAGCCCCAGCTGTGTGGTGTTGCCATCGCAGGGCGGGGGCCTGCTGATCGACTTCTTGTGCGAACGCCTGCCCGCTGTCGGGCGCGCAGACTGGCTGCGCCGTATGGCGGCCGGTCAAGTGGTCAGCGAAACCGGAGAGATGGCTGGTCCGGACGCCACATTCATGCCGGGCCTGCGCTACTACTACTACCGCGAGCTGCAGGCCGAGCCGCCCATTCCCTTCGAGGCCGAGGTCATCCATCGCGACGCGCATCTGCTCGTCGCCGACAAGCCGCATTTCCTACCCGTGGTGCCGGCCGGAAGGTACCTGCAGCAGACGCTGCTGGTGCGGCTCAAGCGCGAGTTCGACCTGCCCGAGCTGTCGCCCATTCACCGCATAGACCGCGATACGGCGGGGCTGGTGGTGTTCTCGGTGCAGCGCGCCACGCGCGGCATCTACCAGGCGCTGTTCCGCGACCGCGCCATCCACAAGACCTACGAGGCCGTCGCGCCCTGGCGCGAGGACGTGGTTTTCCCGCGCACGCATGAAAGCCGCATGGAGGAAAGCGGCCATTTCTTTCGCATGCACGAGGTGGCCGGCGCGCCCAACACCCGCACCCGCATGCAGGTGCTGGAGCAGTACGGCCCCTGGGCACGCTACCGGCTGGAGCCCGAAAGCGGCAAGCGCCACCAGCTGCGCGTGCACATGGCCGCCCTGGGCCTGCCGCTGTGGGGCGACGGCTTCTATCCCGAAGTGCATGACATGCCCGAGGGCGACTACTCGCGCCCGCTGCAGCTGCTGGCGCGCAGCCTGGCCTTCACCGATCCTCTGGACGGCCAGTCGCGGCGCTTTGACAGCCGCCGCCAGCTGCTGCCGCTGATCGACCTGTAG
- a CDS encoding TetR/AcrR family transcriptional regulator — protein MTSKRPSADIRRAQLLDAADAVFSEHGVTAPLDLVVERAEVGRATLYRQFPDRRALMLALLERSLDNMRLAAEATAEDDDAFYKLLSRLAERIAVSAPITDYWRTVERGDEVIAQARVAMWQIFRPAMDRAVACGHCRQPLTQAELSLVFGMLGASLRGETPQQRRTLARKALQIVWQGLKA, from the coding sequence ATGACTTCCAAAAGACCCAGTGCCGATATCCGCCGCGCCCAGTTGCTGGACGCGGCCGATGCCGTGTTTTCCGAGCATGGCGTGACCGCGCCGCTGGACCTGGTGGTCGAGCGCGCCGAGGTCGGCCGCGCCACGCTGTACCGGCAGTTTCCTGACCGGCGCGCGCTGATGCTGGCGCTGCTGGAGCGTTCGCTGGACAACATGCGCCTCGCGGCCGAGGCCACGGCCGAGGACGACGATGCCTTCTACAAGCTGCTGTCGCGCCTGGCCGAGCGCATTGCGGTCTCGGCCCCCATCACCGATTACTGGCGCACGGTTGAGCGCGGTGACGAGGTCATCGCCCAGGCCCGCGTTGCCATGTGGCAGATCTTTCGGCCGGCCATGGACCGGGCCGTGGCCTGTGGCCATTGCCGCCAGCCGCTGACGCAGGCCGAGCTGTCCCTGGTCTTCGGCATGCTGGGCGCCTCGCTGCGCGGCGAGACGCCGCAGCAGCGGCGCACCCTGGCGCGCAAGGCGCTGCAGATCGTCTGGCAAGGCCTGAAGGCCTGA
- a CDS encoding MFS transporter: protein MATTPTPPGPVLPPSPPVVYLKPPPDWEEHEKPSLPGSPSMPLHQPAVRAAYGLIAVLVALTGGLGNALFTANLPTIQGQMGLTSSEAGWLTGAYVMLNMTANLLVYKFRQQFGMRLFAEIGLGLYALLTLLHLVLGSYTSLLMLRAASGLAGATCSTLGTLYMLQAAPRKHVLKMLVIGVGLGQIATPLAWILSPGLLFNSEWHNLYLFEAGLALISFAGVVVLKLPPGVHIRSFERLDFLTFFLMVPGVGLLIAVLVQGYNHWWLDTPWLAWMLIGSIGLLSVALYIEHHRRNPMLQTRWFVLAPTVRFVIGALLLRFLTTEQTYGVIGMQRMLGMTVDQMQPLFIVILLGTIAGIAVSALTFGLENMGKQIVGSIVLFALAAWLDHSRTSLARPEDFFGSQFLMAVGAGLFMGPLMLIGVVQGLKFGAHYMLTAIVTISMTQAMGALMGSALLSTYQMHREQVYSAAIVADVDPTDPIVADRLRLQQQSLARVIADPALRAAQGTAQLAQAARREANVRAYNDVFALTAGVAVLYLLWMLALAGRARQRAFVERMRAAAADASAMRGTDAAAPQDAPGQPPTQPVARA from the coding sequence ATGGCCACCACACCCACTCCACCGGGGCCCGTGCTGCCCCCGTCGCCCCCCGTCGTCTACCTCAAGCCCCCGCCGGACTGGGAAGAGCATGAGAAGCCCAGCCTGCCGGGCTCGCCGTCCATGCCGCTGCACCAGCCGGCTGTGCGCGCCGCCTATGGCCTGATTGCCGTGCTGGTTGCGCTGACGGGCGGCCTGGGCAATGCACTGTTCACGGCCAACCTGCCCACCATCCAGGGGCAGATGGGGCTGACGTCTTCCGAGGCCGGCTGGCTGACAGGCGCCTACGTCATGCTCAACATGACGGCCAACCTGCTGGTCTACAAGTTCCGCCAGCAGTTCGGCATGCGGCTGTTCGCCGAGATCGGCCTGGGCCTGTATGCGCTGCTGACACTGCTGCACCTGGTGCTGGGCAGCTACACCAGCCTGCTCATGCTGCGCGCGGCCAGCGGCCTGGCGGGCGCCACCTGCAGCACGCTGGGCACGCTCTACATGCTGCAGGCCGCGCCGCGCAAGCATGTGCTCAAGATGCTGGTGATCGGCGTGGGGCTGGGGCAGATCGCCACGCCGCTGGCCTGGATCCTCTCGCCGGGCCTGCTGTTCAACAGCGAGTGGCACAACCTCTACCTGTTCGAGGCCGGCCTGGCCCTGATCTCGTTCGCGGGCGTGGTGGTGCTCAAGCTGCCGCCGGGCGTGCACATCCGCAGCTTCGAGCGGCTGGACTTCCTGACCTTCTTCCTCATGGTGCCCGGCGTGGGCCTGCTGATCGCCGTGCTGGTGCAGGGCTACAACCACTGGTGGCTGGACACGCCCTGGCTGGCCTGGATGCTGATCGGCTCCATAGGCCTGCTGAGCGTGGCGCTGTACATCGAGCACCACCGCCGCAACCCCATGCTGCAGACGCGCTGGTTCGTGCTGGCGCCCACGGTGCGCTTCGTGATCGGTGCGCTGCTGCTGCGCTTTCTGACCACCGAGCAAACCTATGGAGTGATCGGCATGCAGCGCATGCTGGGCATGACGGTGGACCAGATGCAGCCGCTGTTCATCGTCATCCTGCTGGGCACCATCGCGGGCATTGCCGTGTCGGCGCTGACCTTCGGGCTGGAGAACATGGGCAAGCAGATCGTGGGCTCCATCGTGCTGTTCGCGCTGGCGGCCTGGCTGGACCACAGCCGCACCAGCCTGGCCCGGCCCGAGGACTTCTTCGGCAGCCAGTTCCTCATGGCAGTGGGCGCGGGCCTGTTCATGGGGCCGCTGATGCTGATCGGCGTGGTGCAGGGCCTGAAGTTCGGCGCGCACTACATGCTGACGGCCATCGTCACCATCTCCATGACGCAGGCCATGGGCGCGCTCATGGGCTCGGCCCTGCTGAGCACCTACCAGATGCACCGCGAGCAGGTGTATTCTGCCGCCATCGTGGCCGATGTCGATCCCACCGATCCCATCGTGGCCGACCGCCTGCGCCTGCAGCAGCAAAGCCTGGCCCGCGTCATTGCCGACCCGGCCCTGCGTGCGGCCCAGGGCACGGCCCAGCTGGCGCAGGCCGCACGACGCGAGGCCAATGTGCGCGCCTACAACGATGTGTTCGCCCTCACGGCCGGCGTGGCCGTGCTCTACCTGCTGTGGATGCTGGCCCTGGCCGGCCGCGCACGCCAGCGCGCCTTCGTGGAGCGCATGCGCGCCGCCGCAGCCGATGCCTCGGCCATGCGCGGCACCGATGCCGCCGCGCCGCAGGACGCACCGGGCCAGCCACCCACCCAACCCGTCGCCCGCGCCTGA
- a CDS encoding HlyD family secretion protein yields the protein MSDSENSNGGTAASASPAPAPAAAPSPSPSPKLIKPSLRSVLVMLAVALAGMLLVLRAWNLWPFNSSVVTTDNAYVRGAVTVLAPQVNGYVTEVLVKDYEQVKAGQPLVRIDSRSYEAAVAQAQAQLANAQAQLSNSEQTQAQNRATLSASRAGLAAVEAEAQRSQAELKRVQELAERGSVSLNERDKVRATSRLAATNVAKAQADIAINQEKIKATTVGRDSLKAQVQMAEALLRQAQINLDNTVVHAPSDGQVSEVSVRKGQYVAAGTRLMYVVPPTYWVVANYKETQTARVQIGQLVSFSVDALGGLRLKGHVLEIAPATGSEFSVLKADNATGNFTKVVQRLPIKIAIDEGQADAARLRPGMSVIVRLDTAQKVEHSAQNPQAIEADLAQKSQAPAASASEQAKP from the coding sequence ATGAGTGACTCCGAAAATTCCAATGGCGGCACGGCCGCCTCTGCCTCGCCTGCGCCGGCTCCTGCTGCGGCGCCTTCGCCTTCGCCTTCGCCCAAGCTCATCAAGCCCTCGCTGCGCAGCGTGCTCGTCATGCTTGCGGTGGCCCTGGCAGGCATGCTGCTCGTGCTGCGGGCCTGGAATCTGTGGCCCTTCAACAGCTCGGTGGTGACCACGGACAATGCCTATGTGCGCGGTGCCGTCACCGTGCTGGCACCGCAGGTCAATGGCTACGTGACCGAGGTGCTGGTCAAGGACTACGAGCAGGTCAAGGCCGGCCAGCCGCTGGTGCGCATCGATAGCCGCAGCTATGAAGCGGCCGTTGCCCAGGCGCAGGCGCAACTGGCCAATGCCCAGGCGCAGCTGAGCAATTCCGAACAGACACAGGCCCAGAACCGTGCCACGCTGAGTGCCAGCCGCGCCGGTCTGGCAGCCGTGGAGGCGGAGGCCCAGCGTTCGCAGGCGGAGCTCAAGCGTGTGCAGGAGCTGGCCGAGCGAGGCTCCGTGTCTCTGAACGAACGCGACAAGGTGCGTGCGACCTCGCGCCTGGCGGCAACCAATGTGGCCAAGGCCCAGGCCGACATCGCGATCAACCAGGAAAAGATCAAGGCCACGACCGTGGGCCGTGACTCTCTCAAGGCCCAGGTGCAGATGGCCGAAGCGCTGCTGCGTCAGGCCCAGATCAATCTGGACAACACCGTGGTCCATGCGCCCAGCGACGGGCAGGTCAGCGAGGTATCGGTGCGCAAGGGCCAGTATGTGGCGGCCGGTACGCGGCTCATGTACGTGGTGCCGCCCACTTACTGGGTGGTGGCCAACTACAAGGAAACCCAGACCGCCCGGGTGCAGATCGGCCAGCTCGTGAGCTTCAGCGTGGACGCGCTGGGCGGCTTGCGCCTCAAGGGCCATGTGCTGGAGATTGCTCCGGCCACGGGTTCGGAGTTCAGCGTGCTCAAGGCCGACAATGCCACGGGCAATTTCACCAAGGTCGTCCAGCGTCTGCCCATCAAGATAGCCATCGACGAAGGCCAGGCCGATGCGGCGCGCCTGCGCCCCGGCATGTCGGTCATCGTGCGCCTCGATACTGCGCAAAAAGTAGAGCATTCAGCGCAGAATCCACAAGCGATTGAGGCTGATTTGGCTCAAAAATCTCAAGCGCCCGCAGCTTCTGCATCCGAACAGGCCAAGCCATGA
- a CDS encoding efflux transporter outer membrane subunit yields MKNVSHTVRSLPLVLACLVAGCSVPSLTRAPDSAQPAVRASWSAERAAGAAGAVQSGWWLAFGDAQLSRWVELALARNNDVLTALARVEEARANLDVTGSATAPQLSLSAPGSANRSLSARTGQMVHVRSAQPVLQASWELDLWDRLGSLSRAADQRLQASQADRDAVRLTVAATVAQAYIALRSLQAQLAVAEDTVKSREDAVRLLSDQVRVGYISQLQQSQALAELESVRQSVQQLSLALQRQRIALMQLVGGSGDDQAQVLAHSTLNDHAGLESMSLPAMPAPGLPSGLLERRPDIARAQLLLAASDSNLAAQRAAFLPQVSLSANFGSLFVNALDYNPARVWSLGGSILAPLFNGGRLQGQFDAASAQRDQAAYAYRGVVIKAFGDVETALVSSQQLQAQWEHAKEREKVLGRTLGFAKDRYEAGYASYLEELDAQRNLFAVQQEVLRLRQSQLENAVALYQALGGGWQLADTAAREP; encoded by the coding sequence ATGAAGAACGTCTCCCATACCGTGCGTTCCTTGCCCCTGGTGCTTGCATGCCTGGTGGCTGGCTGCAGTGTGCCCAGTCTGACCCGGGCTCCAGACAGCGCTCAGCCTGCGGTGCGGGCCAGCTGGAGCGCGGAACGGGCCGCAGGTGCAGCCGGCGCAGTCCAGAGCGGTTGGTGGCTGGCCTTTGGTGATGCGCAGCTGAGTCGCTGGGTGGAACTGGCGCTTGCGCGCAACAACGATGTACTCACAGCCCTGGCCAGGGTGGAGGAGGCACGCGCGAACCTCGATGTGACGGGTTCGGCAACTGCACCGCAGCTGTCGCTCAGTGCACCGGGCTCGGCCAATCGCAGCCTGAGCGCGCGAACCGGCCAGATGGTGCATGTGCGTTCGGCCCAGCCCGTGCTGCAAGCGAGCTGGGAGCTGGATCTCTGGGACCGCCTGGGCAGTCTGAGCCGGGCTGCCGATCAGCGCCTGCAGGCCAGCCAGGCGGATCGCGACGCGGTACGCCTGACGGTGGCCGCGACCGTGGCGCAGGCCTATATCGCTCTGCGCTCGCTGCAGGCCCAACTGGCCGTGGCCGAGGACACGGTGAAGTCGCGCGAGGACGCGGTGCGTCTGCTCTCCGACCAGGTGCGTGTGGGCTATATATCGCAGCTGCAGCAGAGCCAGGCGCTGGCAGAGCTGGAAAGCGTGCGGCAATCGGTGCAACAGCTGTCTCTGGCGCTGCAGCGCCAGCGCATAGCGCTGATGCAACTGGTGGGTGGCAGCGGTGATGACCAGGCACAGGTCTTGGCCCATTCCACTTTGAACGACCATGCCGGGCTCGAGTCCATGAGCCTGCCCGCCATGCCTGCACCTGGCTTGCCATCTGGCTTGCTGGAGCGCCGCCCCGATATTGCACGGGCCCAGTTGCTGCTGGCGGCCAGCGACAGCAATCTTGCGGCACAGCGCGCGGCCTTTTTGCCTCAGGTGAGCCTGAGTGCGAACTTCGGCAGCCTGTTCGTCAACGCGCTGGATTACAACCCGGCCCGGGTTTGGTCGCTGGGCGGCAGCATTCTTGCCCCGCTGTTCAACGGCGGTCGCCTGCAGGGTCAGTTCGATGCGGCATCTGCCCAGCGCGATCAGGCCGCCTATGCCTATCGCGGTGTGGTCATCAAGGCCTTTGGCGATGTGGAAACAGCCCTGGTCAGTTCCCAGCAACTGCAAGCCCAGTGGGAGCATGCCAAGGAACGCGAAAAAGTGCTGGGTCGTACCCTGGGTTTTGCCAAGGATCGCTATGAGGCCGGCTACGCCAGCTATCTGGAGGAGCTGGATGCCCAGCGCAATCTGTTTGCCGTGCAGCAGGAAGTGCTGCGCCTGCGTCAGAGCCAGCTGGAAAACGCCGTGGCGCTGTACCAGGCGCTGGGTGGCGGCTGGCAGTTGGCCGATACGGCCGCCCGGGAACCTTGA
- a CDS encoding ribosomal protein L7/L12, with protein MPTRIPPEILMHWQNGHKIEAIKQLREQGRLGLKEAKDLLEASDEPDFVQHGAAEQTQAMQQLREQLEKLGMKDATLLLEQLNRDDTAPGSSFSSIKTTTTTVNGKTATRVTVSGDHAETIEALMSGANAVPSETRAEVEDAMARGNKIEAIKLLRDATGLGLAQAKDHIDAAMDGIALDWQILQRQSVWASAPNHLPPGAPSPGEVPRGQGRYLWLLVLALAAAGLWYYFKMPWNP; from the coding sequence ATGCCCACACGGATTCCACCAGAGATCCTCATGCACTGGCAAAACGGTCACAAGATCGAAGCCATCAAACAGCTGCGTGAGCAAGGCAGGCTGGGTCTGAAGGAAGCCAAAGACCTGCTGGAAGCCAGTGACGAGCCGGACTTTGTCCAGCATGGCGCAGCAGAGCAGACGCAGGCCATGCAGCAGTTGCGCGAGCAGCTGGAAAAACTGGGCATGAAAGATGCCACCTTGCTGCTGGAGCAACTGAATCGGGACGACACCGCGCCCGGCAGCTCCTTCTCTTCCATCAAGACCACCACCACGACCGTCAATGGCAAGACCGCCACACGCGTCACTGTGAGCGGCGATCATGCAGAGACCATAGAGGCGCTGATGTCCGGCGCAAACGCAGTGCCCTCAGAAACCAGGGCCGAGGTGGAAGACGCCATGGCACGCGGCAACAAGATCGAGGCCATCAAGCTGCTGCGTGACGCCACGGGCCTGGGTCTGGCCCAGGCCAAGGACCATATCGATGCGGCCATGGATGGCATTGCGCTGGACTGGCAGATCCTGCAACGACAATCGGTGTGGGCCAGCGCCCCAAACCACCTTCCGCCCGGAGCACCATCACCGGGCGAAGTCCCCAGAGGGCAAGGCCGGTATCTGTGGCTGCTGGTGCTGGCCCTGGCTGCCGCCGGCCTTTGGTATTACTTCAAGATGCCTTGGAACCCATAG
- a CDS encoding YwqG family protein — MDFTTLERHLDASPVLKAHKQYFLNLAQPAVAIRLGHAMGTPLQSRFGGQPMAPAGFVWPAHPDGHYLFVGQINFAELPGGSGRPAELPASGLLSLFHGFDEDDAIFWRDQDYLKAFYWPDISDMHEIQAPHQWVTDSRALQFENGVDLPRHEELRKDWPVEFDEFHEWLHELEESGDLPRDYLLGRPSWDSLGYDPTPEAEEHPGSSHWRSLLTLQSHEEFHWCWQDGARLMAFIEDARLRTWDFGRLQVDCG, encoded by the coding sequence ATGGACTTCACAACGCTTGAAAGACATCTGGATGCCTCGCCAGTGCTGAAGGCGCACAAGCAATACTTCCTGAATCTGGCCCAGCCCGCCGTGGCCATTCGCCTGGGCCACGCCATGGGTACGCCCCTGCAAAGCCGCTTTGGCGGCCAGCCCATGGCGCCTGCGGGCTTTGTCTGGCCCGCGCATCCGGACGGCCACTACCTGTTTGTCGGACAGATCAACTTTGCCGAGCTCCCGGGCGGATCCGGCCGCCCAGCAGAGCTGCCAGCCAGCGGCCTGCTGTCGCTGTTCCACGGCTTTGACGAGGACGACGCCATCTTCTGGCGCGACCAGGACTACCTAAAGGCGTTCTACTGGCCGGATATCAGCGACATGCATGAAATCCAGGCTCCCCATCAGTGGGTCACGGACAGCCGTGCGCTGCAGTTTGAGAACGGCGTCGACCTTCCTCGTCACGAGGAGCTGCGCAAGGACTGGCCCGTGGAGTTCGATGAGTTTCATGAGTGGCTCCATGAGCTTGAGGAAAGCGGCGATCTGCCTCGCGACTATCTGCTGGGCCGCCCCTCCTGGGACAGCCTGGGCTACGATCCCACGCCCGAGGCCGAGGAACACCCCGGCAGCTCGCACTGGCGCTCGCTACTGACACTGCAGTCGCATGAGGAATTCCACTGGTGCTGGCAGGACGGCGCACGCCTCATGGCCTTTATCGAGGATGCCAGGCTGCGCACCTGGGACTTCGGCCGTCTGCAAGTGGACTGCGGCTGA
- a CDS encoding type 1 glutamine amidotransferase: MKPVAILQHEASQGPGVLLEHLLQQDIAHVLIDPCVEGAAPANARDYRGIIVLGSNHCANEQLLWIDEERCLLQSALQYDIPVLGHCFGAQMLARAMGAGVWRNPCANIGWSEVRITPSAQQLMNLPAQATIFNWHYDTFDIPTAARRTMYGQHCLNKGFVHGRQWAFQGHLEVTADSVRQWCGEGHDELLQARGPAVQSEAQILDRLPQHIDQLHAMALRTYQAWTDQLDRPVSVSCSNSSEALSRFRLKSNAYLRMQL, from the coding sequence ATGAAGCCTGTCGCCATCCTCCAGCATGAAGCATCGCAAGGCCCCGGCGTCCTGCTCGAGCATCTGCTCCAGCAAGACATTGCCCATGTGCTCATAGATCCCTGTGTCGAAGGCGCGGCTCCGGCCAATGCGCGCGACTATCGCGGCATCATCGTGCTGGGCAGCAACCATTGCGCCAACGAGCAGTTGCTCTGGATCGATGAAGAGCGCTGCCTGCTGCAAAGTGCCCTGCAGTACGACATCCCCGTGCTGGGCCACTGCTTTGGCGCGCAAATGCTGGCCCGCGCCATGGGCGCAGGCGTCTGGCGCAACCCCTGCGCGAATATCGGCTGGAGCGAAGTCCGCATCACCCCCAGCGCCCAGCAACTGATGAACCTGCCCGCGCAAGCCACCATCTTCAACTGGCACTACGACACTTTCGACATTCCGACGGCCGCCAGGCGCACCATGTACGGACAGCACTGCCTGAACAAAGGCTTTGTCCACGGCCGGCAATGGGCGTTCCAAGGCCATCTGGAGGTGACCGCAGACAGCGTGCGTCAATGGTGCGGCGAGGGCCACGATGAGCTGCTGCAGGCCCGGGGCCCGGCCGTTCAGAGCGAGGCCCAGATCCTGGACCGACTGCCGCAGCACATAGACCAGTTGCATGCCATGGCACTGCGTACCTACCAGGCATGGACCGATCAGCTGGACAGGCCGGTTTCGGTTTCGTGCAGCAATTCCTCGGAAGCTTTGAGCCGATTTCGCCTCAAGTCCAATGCATACCTTCGCATGCAGCTATGA